A single genomic interval of Arachis duranensis cultivar V14167 chromosome 7, aradu.V14167.gnm2.J7QH, whole genome shotgun sequence harbors:
- the LOC107458496 gene encoding uncharacterized protein LOC107458496, translated as MESLDATISSNSPSSILSSSSGVNNNDNISSVSNDNNVNSNSNGGTVTWYGVRLPSVSPLRSPLSFLLDYSGILRSSHDSESLVVNNGVTGLELRSEPRIQSPDDAGGVASGTPCNNGAAGEVAIRIIGAGEHDHNVGLGSSIPSSSRSQIGEAGYDGCDEMIGDRGGIDDDAEGRRNGVPVSERVPLVSPASSSSLAGGSGQADGDVGNGVDSNNRDSSNYQRYDIQRIAKWIEQILPFSLLLLVVFIRQHLQGFFVTIWISAVMFKSNEIVKKQTALKGDRKVSVLVGISIAFMLHVMFIYWWYRNDDLLYPLVLVPPKANPFWHAIFIILVNDALVRQAAMAFKCILLIYYKSGRGHSFRRQAQMLTLVEYTLLLYRALLPTPVWYRFFLNRAYGSLFSSLTTGLYLTFKLTSVVEKVQCFLSALKALSRKEVHYGVNATMEQVNAAGDLCAICQEKMHAPILLRCKHIFCEECVSEWFERERTCPLCRALVKPADLRTFGDGSTSLFFQLF; from the exons ATGGAATCTTTGGATGCCACCATTTCTTCTAATTCACCATCTTCAATATTATCATCTTCTAGTGGTgtgaataataatgataatattagtAGTGTAAGTAATGATAACAATGTTAATAGTAATAGTAATGGTGGAACTGTGACATGGTATGGTGTGAGGCTACCATCTGTTAGCCCTTTACGTTCCCCACTTTCCTTTCTCTTGGATTACTCTGGCATTCTAAGATCAAGCCATGATTCTGAGAGTTTGGTTGTGAACAATGGTGTTACGGGTCTAGAATTGCGGTCTGAGCCTCGGATTCAGTCACCTGATGATGCTGGTGGTGTTGCTTCTGGGACACCCTGCAACAACGGTGCTGCTGGGGAGGTTGCAATAAGGATCATTGGTGCTGGAGAGCATGATCACAATGTGGGGTTAGGTTCGTCTATTCCCTCATCGTCAAGGAGTCAGATTGGAGAAGcggggtatgatggttgtgatgAGATGATTGGTGATAGAGGGGGAATTGATGATGATGCCGAGGGTCGTCGCAATGGAGTTCCGGTCAGCGAGAGGGTGCCTCTGGTGTCTCCAGCTTCTTCTTCGTCTTTGGCTGGTGGTAGTGGGCAGGCTGATGGCGATGTGGGGAATGGTGTAGATAGTAACAATAGGGATTCCTCAAACTACCAGCGATATGACATTCAGCGGATTGCAAAGTGGATTGAGCAGATTCTTCCTTTCTCACTCTTGTTACTGGTTGTTTTCATCCGTCAGCATTTGCAAG GTTTCTTTGTCACAATTTGGATATCAGCTGTGATGTTCAAGTCAAATGAAATTGTTAAGAAGCAGACAGCTTTAAAG GGGGATAGGAAAGTGTCAGTTCTTGTTGGTATATCTATTGCCTTCATGCTTCATGTGATGTTCATTTATTGGTGGTATCGAAATGATGATCTTTTATACCCACTGGTGTTGGTTCCCCCGAAAGCAAATCCTTTCTGGCATGCAATATTCATCATCCTAGTTAATG ATGCATTGGTGCGGCAAGCAGCAATGGCCTTCAAGTGTATTCTGTTAATATATTACAAAAGTGGCAGAGGTCATAGCTTCCGTCGGCAG GCTCAAATGTTAACGCTGGTTGAGTACACACTGCTATTGTATCGTGCCTTATTACCAACACCTGTTTGGTACCGGTTTTTCTTAAACAGGGCATACGGCAGTCTCTTTTCATCCCTGACCACAGGGTTATATTTAACTTTCAAGCTAACATCTGTTGTTGAGAAG GTCCAATGCTTTTTATCTGCCTTGAAAGCATTGTCAAGAAAGGAAGTTCATTATGGGGTTAATGCCACAATGGAGCAG GTTAATGCTGCTGGTGACTTATGCGCCATATGCCAGGAGAAAATGCATGCCCCCATATTGTTGCGCTGCAAACACATTTTCTGCGAGGAGTGTGTGTCAGAATG GTTTGAGAGAGAAAGGACATGCCCTCTATGCAGAGCACTGGTAAAGCCTGCTGATCTGCGTACCTTCGGAGACGGATCAACGAGTCTCTTTTTCCAGTTGTTCTAG